A stretch of the Plodia interpunctella isolate USDA-ARS_2022_Savannah chromosome Z, ilPloInte3.2, whole genome shotgun sequence genome encodes the following:
- the LOC128683098 gene encoding dendritic arbor reduction protein 1-like isoform X2, whose translation MVPGQISDAIVPGGVHWGGSPSGAVVDSWFQMQTSELETLLCKQEGAALAPAHMDLFDGGTTSRDDAFLRPAPALWEDIASSIRNIDPENANMLAALGTTHVKLEADEALLEGCATPLLSPLEIKTERLCAPPTYAQPQPPPHPPPPSFAKYAPSRLVYMSPLTPPGSDQGSPGNSMQGGPRRTPPPPYHPPPLLRAPHIPPHPAAHPHHHPQPMQTLHMGQQPPAQAQPPMHTPAPHSRLASPPQGKYNRRNNPELEKRRVHHCDFIGCTKVYTKSSHLKAHQRIHTGEKPYTCQWPECEWRFARSDELTRHYRKHTGAKPFKCAVCERSFARSDHLALHMKRHLPKTSK comes from the exons aCGTCTGAGCTAGAGACATTGCTGTGCAAGCAGGAGGGCGCGGCACTCGCGCCCGCGCACATGGACCTGTTCGACGGCGGCACCACCTCCCGCGACGATGCCTTCCTCCGCCCCGCGCCCGCCCTCTGGGAGGATATCGCCTCCTCAATTCGGAACATCGACCCGGAGAACGCCAACATGCTGGCAGCGCTGGGCACAACGCACGTCAAGCTGGAGGCGGACGAGGCGCTGCTGGAGGGCTGCGCCACGCCGCTGCTCAGCCCGCTGGAGATCAAGACGGAACGGTTGTGCGCGCCGCCGACGTACGCGCAGCCGCAGCCCCCACCACACCCGCCGCCCCCCTCCTTCGCAAAGTACGCGCCCTCACGGCTCGTCTACATGTCCCCGTTGACACCCCCTGGGTCCGATCAGGGAAGTCCAGGAAATTCTATGCAG GGCGGGCCTCGCCggacgccgccgccgccctACCACCCGCCGCCCTTGCTCAGGGCACCCCACATCCCACCGCACCCCGCTGCTCATCCGCATCATCATCCTCAG CCCATGCAAACCCTACACATGGGACAACAGCCGCCGGCGCAGGCGCAACCACCGATGCATACCCCTGCCCCGCACTCGAGGCTCGCCTCACCCCCGCAGGGCAAGTACAACCGGCGGAACAACCCTGAACTGGAGAAACGGAGAGTACACCACTGCGACTtcatag GCTGTACGAAAGTCTACACAAAAAGCTCGCATCTCAAAGCTCACCAGCGAATACACactg GAGAAAAACCTTACACGTGTCAGTGGCCGGAGTGCGAATGGCGATTCGCACGATCAGACGAGTTGACTCGCCACTACCGCAAACACACCGGAGCGAAGCCGTTCAAGTGCGCGGTGTGCGAACGTTCGTTCGCGCGCTCTGACCACCTTGCACTACACATGAAGCGGCATTTGCCCAAAACGTCCAAATGA